Genomic window (Candidatus Eisenbacteria bacterium):
CCCACGAACAGGATCTGTCCACCCTGCCCGATGCGGTCGCGCACGAAGGTGTACGCGTCACGGAACATCTTCACCGTCTGCTGCAGATCGATGATGTAGATTCCGTTTCGCGCGCCGAAGATGTAGGGTTTCATCTTCGGGTTCCAGCGGCTCGTCTGATGCCCGAAGTGGACGCCCGCTTCGAGCAGATTCTTCATCGTCACATCCGTCATAGTTTGTCTCGCGAAACGGTGCTCTCTAGCAGAAATGCAAGGGTCGAGGCAACGACGACGTCTCCCGGGTCACTGGCTCATCGAGTCCAGGAACTCGCGGTTCGCCTTCGTCCCTCCGAGTTTGTCGTGGAGGAATTCCATCGCCTCCACGGTGTTCAGTTGCGTGAGCAGCTTGCGCAGGATCCAGACGCGGTTCAGCACCGGGGCCGCGAGCAGGAGCTCCTCCTTGCGCGTGCCGGAGCGGGCGACGTCGATCGCCGGGAAGACGCGCTTGTCCATCAGGCGCCGGTCGAGGTGGATCTCCATGTTTCCGGTGCCTTTGAACTCCTCGAAGATCACCTCGTCCATGCGGCTGCCGGTATCGACGAGCGCGGTCCCCATGATGGTGAGGCTGCCGCCGTGCTCGATGTTGCGGGCGGCGCCGAAGAACTTCTTCGGGCCGCGCAGCGCGTTCGAGTCGACGCCGCCGGAGAGCACCTTGCCCGACGGCGGCACCGTCGCGTTGTAGGCGCGCGCGAGCCGCGTGATCGAGTCGAGCAGGATCACGACGTCGCGCCCGTGCTCGACCAGGCGCTTCGCCTTCTCGATGACCATCTCGGCCACCTGCACGTGCCGCGTCGGCGGCTCGTCGAAGGTGGAGCTCACGACCTCGCCCGACACCGAGCGCTGCATGTCGGTCACCTCTTCGGGGCGCTCGTCGATCAGCAGCACGATGAGGACGACCTCGGGGTGGTTCGCCGTGATGCCACGGGCGATGTTCTGCAGCATCACGGTCTTGCCCGTGCGCGGCGCGGCGACGATGAGCCCGCGCTGCCCCTTCCCGATGGGCGTCAGCAGGTCGATGATGCGCGTCGTCACCTCGCCGGGATCGTTCTCGAGGTGGAGCTGCTCGTTCGGGTAGAGCGGCGTGAGATTGTCGAACAGGATCTTGTCGCGCGCCTGCTCGGGTGACTCGAAGTTGATCTTCTCGACCTTGAGGAGCGCGAAGTAGCGCTCGCCCTCTTTCGGGGCGCGGATCTGTCCGGAGACGACGTCGCCGGTGCGCAGGTTGAAGCGCCGCACCTGGCTCGGCGAGACGTAGATGTCGTCCGGACCCGGCAGGTAGTTGTAGTCGGGCGCGCGCAGGAAGCCGAAGCCGTCCTGCAGGATCTCGAGCACCCCCTCGGCGAACACCTGGCCGTTCTGCTCGGCCTGCGCCTGCAGGATGGAGAAGATCAGCTCCTGCTTGCGCATGGTGGACGCGCCTTCGATGCGGCGCTCGCGCGCGAGCGTGGCGAGATCGGCGATGCTCTCGGCCTTGAGGCTCTTCAGATCGAGCGGGGGCGGCTCCTCGTCGGCCACCCCCGCGCGCGGCGCCTCGGGTGTTTCGACCTCTTCCACGATCGGCACGACGGCGGCCTTGGACCGCACGCGCACCGCGCTCTCGCCTGATCGCTGCCGTGCACTCACACGCACCCCTCCACCACCGCTCGATGCAGCACTCCCCTCCGAACGATCATGTTGCGCAGGATGAAAACGGCGACCTCGCTCAGGCGGGCTCGCTAGGCGTGACGGAACGTCCGTGACAGTACGGAAAGGGAAGCTGCCTGTCAAGTTTTGAGGGACGGATTTTTCAATGTCCTCGCGAGCTTGCGCAACGTATCCAACACCCCCGACAGGTCCGCCGGGAGCGGCGCCTCGAGGTGGACCTCGGTCCCGCTCGCCGGGTGCACGAAGGTGATCGCCTGGGCGTGCAGCGCCTGCCGCGGGCAGGCCGCGAGCGCGTCGGCCGTCTCCCTGGCCGTGCCCCGCCGGCGACCTCCGTAGACGGCGTCGCCGACGATCGGGTGGCCGAGCGCAGCCAGATGGACCCGGATCTGGTGCGTGCGCCCCGTCTGCGGTGCCACCGCGAGCAGCGTCGCCCCCGGAAATCGCTCGACGACCGTGTACCGCGTGACGGCGGCGCGGCCGCGCGGTGCCCGGACGCTCATGCGCTTGCGCTCGCGGGGGTCGCGGCCGATCGGACGGTCGATCGTTCCGCTCGCGGCGCGGACGTGTCCGTGGACGAGGGCCAGGTAGCGCTTGTGGATCGTCCGCGCGCGGAACTGGCGCGCGAGCGCCTCCAGCGCGGC
Coding sequences:
- the rho gene encoding transcription termination factor Rho — translated: MADEEPPPLDLKSLKAESIADLATLARERRIEGASTMRKQELIFSILQAQAEQNGQVFAEGVLEILQDGFGFLRAPDYNYLPGPDDIYVSPSQVRRFNLRTGDVVSGQIRAPKEGERYFALLKVEKINFESPEQARDKILFDNLTPLYPNEQLHLENDPGEVTTRIIDLLTPIGKGQRGLIVAAPRTGKTVMLQNIARGITANHPEVVLIVLLIDERPEEVTDMQRSVSGEVVSSTFDEPPTRHVQVAEMVIEKAKRLVEHGRDVVILLDSITRLARAYNATVPPSGKVLSGGVDSNALRGPKKFFGAARNIEHGGSLTIMGTALVDTGSRMDEVIFEEFKGTGNMEIHLDRRLMDKRVFPAIDVARSGTRKEELLLAAPVLNRVWILRKLLTQLNTVEAMEFLHDKLGGTKANREFLDSMSQ
- a CDS encoding RluA family pseudouridine synthase, with the translated sequence MSVRTHAVHVTAAHEGERLDRVVATLAEVGTRSQAKQLVDGGHVRVDGVVRKASFVVRAGMRIEVDLNVAPPAGIEPEALPLRVLYEDAVLLAIDKPPGMVVHPAPGARRGTVVNALLHHLGALEGVGAAERPGIVHRLDKDTSGVLVVARTAAALEALARQFRARTIHKRYLALVHGHVRAASGTIDRPIGRDPRERKRMSVRAPRGRAAVTRYTVVERFPGATLLAVAPQTGRTHQIRVHLAALGHPIVGDAVYGGRRRGTARETADALAACPRQALHAQAITFVHPASGTEVHLEAPLPADLSGVLDTLRKLARTLKNPSLKT